A window from Oncorhynchus mykiss isolate Arlee chromosome 9, USDA_OmykA_1.1, whole genome shotgun sequence encodes these proteins:
- the LOC110532476 gene encoding testis-specific Y-encoded-like protein 5 isoform X1 yields MSEKTRYSKKSADSAPKKRCQSDEQAGQSPLPSKLAKVDGEVSSELPSNSHGNKNGEDGDKVPAIEEKNGNEESGLDLKKGPGGGICAAVTANNPSSADAHVSAVNSALVSGAPVSSDAKEVKNLGSAGAGDCRPSTSLDQSDSAAIAAAEALASLTGAATGEEVKQKPFSSKKVGHYERMGHKGKRGDQESSKERSKPERGLHTQAAAADSSTSLRGVDKEDAEDMPDADEEDDSIPGSSSAPSSSFPSDNDDDDGECAIVSVKMAPEIRQSVALLAQVQMRLDALEKKGARLHQRLELKLSRQRRPHVDQRSSIIQAIPGFWVTALLNHPHLSAHIDKTDEGALSYMTNLEIESFKTNKLGYRIGFHFKRNPYFQNNIIVKELHLGMTGSPVSFSNPILWHRGQNLTLHSEPRRSRRGIYQTFFSWFSDHASPGRDDIAQILKDDLFRNPLRYYLTPLWEPRQNGSTSGPKPADNSNREDCVVISDSDDDDDDDDEEEQAKSGRDLSREEENEDEDEEHGGRDAESDESPEEDDDGEVAIDGSDDSDQDAREDEDSSYGEKDEEVDVEDVDESRGREVRDQDKEEDVEVDEEEDES; encoded by the exons ATGAGCGAAAAAACGAGGTACAGCAAAAAGTCTGCAGACTCCGCACCGAAGAAACGATGTCAGTCCGACGAGCAGGCTGGCCAGTCCCCTCTTCCAAGTAAGTTAGCCAAAGTGGACGGCGAGGTGTCCAGTGAATTACCATCGAATTCTCATGGAAACAAAAATGGGGAAGATGGCGATAAAGTACCAGCCATAGAAGAGAAGAATGGAAATGAGGAGAGTGGACTAGATCTGAAAAAGGGACCCGGGGGGGGGATTTGTGCAGCTGTCACTGCCAATAACCCATCCAGCGCTGATGCACATGTCAGCGCCGTCAACAGTGCTCTTGTATCGGGTGCACCAGTCTCTAGCGATGCAAAGGAAGTAAAAAACCTGGGAAGTGCTGGTGCTGGAGATTGCCGACCCTCAACTTCACTGGACCAGTCTGATTCGGCCGCTATAGCAGCCGCCGAGGCACTTGCAAGTCTCACAGGAGCAGCTACGGGTGAAGAGGTTAAACAAAAGCCATTTTCCTCAAAGAAAGTTGGACATTATGAGAGAATGGGACACAAAGGTAAGCGTGGTGACCAGGAGTCCTCAAAGGAACGATCAAAACCTGAAAGGGGTCTTCAcacacaggcagcagcagcagacagCTCTACCTCACTGCGTGGAGTTGACAAGGAGGATGCCGAGGACATGCCCGATGCGGATGAGGAAGACGACTCAATACCCGGATCTTCGTCCGCACCGAGTTCCTCTTTCCCTtcagataatgatgatgatgacgggGAGTGCGCTATAGTTTCAGTGAAGATGGCCCCGGAGATCCGACAGTCAGTGGCCCTTCTGGCGCAGGTACAGATGAGGCTGGATGCTCTGGAGAAGAAAGGTGCGCGGCTTCACCAGCGGCTAGAGCTGAAACTGAGCCGCCAGCGCCGTCCACACGTGGACCAGCGTAGCTCCATCATACAGGCCATCCCTGGCTTCTGGGTCACGGCA TTATTGAACCACCCTCATCTCTCTGCTCACATTGACAAAACAGATGAAGGCGCTCTCAGTTACATGACCAACCTTGAA ATTGAATCCTTCAAGACCAACAAGCTTGGTTACAGAATCGGGTTCCACTTCAAACGGAATCCTTACTTCCAGAACAACATCATCGTGAAGGAGCTCCACCTTGGAATGACAG GATCTCCAGTGTCTTTCTCCAACCCCATCCTGTGGCACCGCGGGCAGAACCTGACGCTTCACAGTGAGCCCAGGAGGTCGAGACGCGGCATCTATCAGACCTTCTTCAGCTGGTTCAGCGACCACGCCAGTCCTGGCCGGGACGACATAGCACAG ATTCTGAAAGATGACCTTTTCAGAAACCCTCTCAGATACTATTTGACTCCACTGTGGGAACCCAGGCAGAATGGCAG CACCAGTGGACCCAAGCCAGCTGACAACAGCAACAGGGAGGATTGTGTGGTGATCTCTGACtcggatgatgatgatgatgatgatgatgaagaagagCAGGCTAAGTCTGGACGAGATCTTAGCAGGGAAGAGGAGAATGAGGATGAGGACGAGGAGCATGGGGGCCGAGATGCAG AATCAGATGAAAGCCCAGAGGAGGATGATGACGGAGAGGTTGCAATAGACG
- the LOC110532475 gene encoding uncharacterized protein LOC110532475 isoform X1, which yields MSFLTIPSQEGLFTKVKKEGSSGEGRCYDEGQCNSDEEYEDSEETNVRLIPRCSPIPRKRGRSIYDETAEYLKIKDAIPSRRVSFADTTGRDLTDVKEFVQFDSDDEDDARWEEEEAKYRPKIREPTYRINPEWTIPTAAALTKAVHINKVEVESLSPIEDEPLAFIVFIRVLNISFNKTVCIRSTMDSWSTYFDCPADYVQGDGETDKFSFKLSFCPPYLHHGARIEFVVRYETPDGDYWANNSQMNYAVTLLVSYEDDVAQASPFDMPDLTSILKTESSYSMEDSDYFAQFPEKGEDEPVTKPVPDMLKPSPQCPVILQPELDIETADDIPSSPLPANLDLPLADGTLSSATVSLGKQSPHVFSTSTTQANEVLSKPVASEANQLTTEPEPSQELDCELLKLDCEIPKLDSELEEHVPPPLHISIADGKKEEKGGTFQVEPKDSSHPTPMHVPSPLPSNMDEVLDGEKEKEEDSSPSTHLHILTPPHVSIAEASDDTNEEKGGGTSQEEPKDSSSSTPRSSSPTPLHSSMTEASDVDEEEKEEEEGGAFTLEHTEPHSELDPPHTEIQANMPSSLEDVLYQSVLSATPNVVVGKLVEEGEDVEEVEIEVPEHGSKVEEDPRQEAEKDAEEENEKSFRIQETSTSSSSRLEHPSDSTHCKLSRAEEGSKSQIKVFSEASPSLPEESDDKQLTSMDDGMAREDGVLMLEAVGPKLESFQAGGEVGVVVDVVAICPWHPPMVTVTHLGPTGEDRMTQSLASHTAELPNDISQTSHPVSHQRFKRGVAAGLSELAAVLSEDSGNSKQQDDITAREHTTPGLESQTPLGVQRKTVSFAVTENISESSMTMTQDGTSSSNEEDATSADEEEETFQVSSETGLPSRSSEAQITKPLSPQAEPTLDRTLIPSIIFLSVAIGLVVGLHEPSTFLFMGLFLVSLCF from the exons ATGTCTTTTTTAACCATACCATCCCAGGAGGGTCTTTTCACCAAGGTGAAGAAAGAGGGGTCATCCGGAGAAGGACGGTGTTATGACGAAGGCCAGTGTAATTCGGATGAAGAATACGAAGACAGCGAGGAGACAAACGTGCGTCTCATCCCCAGGTGCTCTCCTATCCCAAGGAAACGCGGACGGTCCATCTATGATGAGACCGCAGAGTATCTGAAAATCAAAGATGCAATTCCCAGCAGGAGAGTGTCGTTTGCCGATACAACAGGTAGAGACCTAACCGATGTTAAGGAATTCGTCCAATTTGATtcggatgatgaggatgatgccAGGTGGGAAGAAGAGGAGGCAAAATACCGACCGAAAATCCGTGAACCGACCTACCGCATAAACCCGGAGTGGACCATTCCCACTGCGGCTGCCCTGACAAAAGCAGTGCACATTAATAAAGTAGAGGTGGAGAGTTTGTCACCTATTGAAGACGAGCCCTTGGCATTTATCGTGTTTATCCGAGTGCTTAATATTTCATTTAACAAAACTGTGTGCATTCGATCAACTATGGACAGCTGGAGCACCTACTTTGATTGTCCAGCAGATTATGTCCAGGGCGACGGTGAGACTGATAAATTTTCCTTCAAGCTCTCCTTCTGCCCACCGTATCTTCACCATGGGGCTCGCATTGAGTTTGTTGTCCGTTACGAAACTCCAGATGGCGATTACTGGGCGAACAACTCGCAAATGAATTACGCGGTAACTCTTCTCGTGTCCTACGAAGACGATGTAGCACAAGCTAGCCCTTTTGATATGCCAGACCTTACAAGTATCCTGAAAACTGAAAGCAGTTACAG TATGGAGGATTCTGACTACTTTGCACAGTTCCCAGAGAAGGGTGAAG ATGAACCGGTGACTAAGCCAGTGCCAGACATGTTGAAGCCCAGTCCTCAGTGTCCAGTCATTCTTCAACCAGAGCTTGACATAGAG ACTGCCGATGACATACCCAGTTCTCCTCTCCCAGCCAACCTAGACCTTCCATTAGCAGATGGAACACTGTCCAGTGCCACTGTATCCCTGGGTAAACAATCACCTCATGTGTTTTCCACATCCACAACACAAGCCAATGAAGTACTATCCAAACCTGTAGCATCTGAAGCCAACCAACTGACAACTGAACCAGAGCCTTCACAGGAACTGGACTGTGAATTACTAAAACTGGATTGTGAAATACCCAAACTGGACTCTGAATTAGAAGAACATGTTCCACCACCACTCCACATCAGCATTGCTGATGGCAAGaaggaggaaaagggaggaaCCTTCCAGGTGGAGCCCAAAGATAGTAGTCACCCCACACCTATGCATGTTCCTTCACCTCTCCCCAGCAATATGGATGAAGTCTTGGatggtgagaaagagaaggaggaggatagTAGTCCCTCTACACACCTGCACATTCTAACACCACCTCATGTCAGCATTGCTGAAGCATCAGATGACACGAatgaggaaaagggaggaggaaCATCCCAGGAAGAGCCCAAAGATAGTAGTTCTTCCACACCTCGGAGCTCGTCTCCAACACCTCTCCACAGCAGCATGACTGAAGCCTCAGATGTTGATgaggaggaaaaagaggaggaggagggaggagcctTCACTCTggaacacacagaaccacactCCGAACTTGACCCACCTCACACGGAGATCCAAGCCAACATGCCTTCTTCACTGGAAGATGTTTTATATCAGAGTGTGCTTTCTGCAACACCAAATGTAGTGGTGGGGAAgttggtggaggagggggaggatgttGAGGAGGTGGAGATCGAGGTGCCGGAGCATGGGTCAAAGGTGGAGGAGGATCCAAGGCAGGAAGCAGAGAAAGATGCCGAGGAGGAAAATGAGAAGTCCTTCAGAATTCAGGAGACAAGCACCAGCTCCTCAAGTCGCCTAGAACATCCCTCAGATTCCACCCACTGTAAGCTCAGCAGAGCTGAAGAGGGTAGCAAATCCCAGATAAAGGTTTTCTCTGAggcctccccatctctccctgaaGAGTCTGATGATAAGCAGCTGACATCAATGGATGACGGCATGGCCAGAGAAGATGGAGTCCTGATGCTAGAGGCTGTTGGGCCCAAGCTAGAGAGCTTCCAGGCAGGTGGCGAAGTAGGTGTAGTTGTAGATGTAGTAGCCATCTGTCCATGGCACCCTCCCATGGTGACCGTGACACACCTTGGGCCCACAGGAGAGGACAGAATGACCCAGAGTCTGGCCAGCCACACTGCTGAGCTGCCCAATGACATCTCACAGACATCCCACCCTGTGTCTCACCAGCGCTTCAAGCGAGGGGTGGCAGCCGGCCTGAGCGAGCTGGCAGCTGTGCTCTCTGAGGACTCAGGCAACTCTAAGCAGCAGGATGACATCACTGCTAGGGAACACACCACTCCTGGGTTGGAGAGCCAGACACCTCTGGGAGTTCAGCGCAAAACTGTATCTTTTGCAGTCACAGAGAACATCTCAGAGTCATCCATGACCATGACCCAAGATGGTACTAGCAGTTCAAATGAGGAAGACGCTACTTCGGCTGACGAAGAGGAGGAGACTTTCCAGGTTTCCTCAGAAACAGGTCTACCAAGCAGATCATCAGAGGCTCAGATCACCAAGCCCCTAAGCCCCCAGGCTGAACcgaccctggacaggacactgatccCATCCATCATATTCCTGAGTGTGGCCATTGGTCTCGTCGTCGGGCTTCATGAACCCAGCACCTTCCTCTTCATGGGACTATTCcttgtctccctctgtttctga
- the LOC110532476 gene encoding testis-specific Y-encoded-like protein 5 isoform X2 — protein sequence MSEKTRYSKKSADSAPKKRCQSDEQAGQSPLPSKLAKVDGEVSSELPSNSHGNKNGEDGDKVPAIEEKNGNEESGLDLKKGPGGGICAAVTANNPSSADAHVSAVNSALVSGAPVSSDAKEVKNLGSAGAGDCRPSTSLDQSDSAAIAAAEALASLTGAATGEEVKQKPFSSKKVGHYERMGHKGKRGDQESSKERSKPERGLHTQAAAADSSTSLRGVDKEDAEDMPDADEEDDSIPGSSSAPSSSFPSDNDDDDGECAIVSVKMAPEIRQSVALLAQVQMRLDALEKKGARLHQRLELKLSRQRRPHVDQRSSIIQAIPGFWVTALLNHPHLSAHIDKTDEGALSYMTNLEIESFKTNKLGYRIGFHFKRNPYFQNNIIVKELHLGMTGSPVSFSNPILWHRGQNLTLHSEPRRSRRGIYQTFFSWFSDHASPGRDDIAQILKDDLFRNPLRYYLTPLWEPRQNGSTSGPKPADNSNREDCVVISDSDDDDDDDDEEEQAKSGRDLSREEENEDEDEEHGGRDAGSDDSDQDAREDEDSSYGEKDEEVDVEDVDESRGREVRDQDKEEDVEVDEEEDES from the exons ATGAGCGAAAAAACGAGGTACAGCAAAAAGTCTGCAGACTCCGCACCGAAGAAACGATGTCAGTCCGACGAGCAGGCTGGCCAGTCCCCTCTTCCAAGTAAGTTAGCCAAAGTGGACGGCGAGGTGTCCAGTGAATTACCATCGAATTCTCATGGAAACAAAAATGGGGAAGATGGCGATAAAGTACCAGCCATAGAAGAGAAGAATGGAAATGAGGAGAGTGGACTAGATCTGAAAAAGGGACCCGGGGGGGGGATTTGTGCAGCTGTCACTGCCAATAACCCATCCAGCGCTGATGCACATGTCAGCGCCGTCAACAGTGCTCTTGTATCGGGTGCACCAGTCTCTAGCGATGCAAAGGAAGTAAAAAACCTGGGAAGTGCTGGTGCTGGAGATTGCCGACCCTCAACTTCACTGGACCAGTCTGATTCGGCCGCTATAGCAGCCGCCGAGGCACTTGCAAGTCTCACAGGAGCAGCTACGGGTGAAGAGGTTAAACAAAAGCCATTTTCCTCAAAGAAAGTTGGACATTATGAGAGAATGGGACACAAAGGTAAGCGTGGTGACCAGGAGTCCTCAAAGGAACGATCAAAACCTGAAAGGGGTCTTCAcacacaggcagcagcagcagacagCTCTACCTCACTGCGTGGAGTTGACAAGGAGGATGCCGAGGACATGCCCGATGCGGATGAGGAAGACGACTCAATACCCGGATCTTCGTCCGCACCGAGTTCCTCTTTCCCTtcagataatgatgatgatgacgggGAGTGCGCTATAGTTTCAGTGAAGATGGCCCCGGAGATCCGACAGTCAGTGGCCCTTCTGGCGCAGGTACAGATGAGGCTGGATGCTCTGGAGAAGAAAGGTGCGCGGCTTCACCAGCGGCTAGAGCTGAAACTGAGCCGCCAGCGCCGTCCACACGTGGACCAGCGTAGCTCCATCATACAGGCCATCCCTGGCTTCTGGGTCACGGCA TTATTGAACCACCCTCATCTCTCTGCTCACATTGACAAAACAGATGAAGGCGCTCTCAGTTACATGACCAACCTTGAA ATTGAATCCTTCAAGACCAACAAGCTTGGTTACAGAATCGGGTTCCACTTCAAACGGAATCCTTACTTCCAGAACAACATCATCGTGAAGGAGCTCCACCTTGGAATGACAG GATCTCCAGTGTCTTTCTCCAACCCCATCCTGTGGCACCGCGGGCAGAACCTGACGCTTCACAGTGAGCCCAGGAGGTCGAGACGCGGCATCTATCAGACCTTCTTCAGCTGGTTCAGCGACCACGCCAGTCCTGGCCGGGACGACATAGCACAG ATTCTGAAAGATGACCTTTTCAGAAACCCTCTCAGATACTATTTGACTCCACTGTGGGAACCCAGGCAGAATGGCAG CACCAGTGGACCCAAGCCAGCTGACAACAGCAACAGGGAGGATTGTGTGGTGATCTCTGACtcggatgatgatgatgatgatgatgatgaagaagagCAGGCTAAGTCTGGACGAGATCTTAGCAGGGAAGAGGAGAATGAGGATGAGGACGAGGAGCATGGGGGCCGAGATGCAG
- the LOC110532478 gene encoding probable G-protein coupled receptor 173, with protein MSNQTQIFGIDGPGSLLAVLASQRASSISSTSSEGISAAAVSTYVKLVFLGLILCVSLAGNLLVSLLVLRDRALHKAPYFFLLDLCLADVIRSAACFPFVLVSVHNSSAWTYSAFSCKLVAFLAVLFCFHAAFMLFCVAVTRYLAIAHHRFYAKRMTVWTCAAIICMVWTLAIAMASPPVFDVGTYKFIQDEDQCIFEHRYLKTNDTLGFMLMLAVVVLATHGFYTKLLLFEYKHRKMKPVQLMPAISQNWTFHGPGATGQAAANWIAGFGRGPMPPTLLGIRQTLHSQQQQRLLGMEEVRSERRLGRMFYIITLLFLVLWAPYIVACFWRVFVKSCSIPHRYLSITVWMSFAQAGVNPIFCLLLNEDLRKVLRAHLPTYSRTRQHQQLHRHELFVFTIT; from the coding sequence ATGTCTAACCAGACCCAGATCTTTGGCATAGATGGCCCAGGGAGCCTGCTGGCAGTGTTGGCCTCACAGAGGgccagtagtattagcagcaccAGCAGTGAAGGAATCTCAGCTGCGGCCGTGTCCACCTATGTCAAGTTGGTGTTCCTGGGCTTGATCCTCTGTGTCAGCCTAGCAGGCAACCTGCTGGTGTCTCTGCTGGTCCTCCGAGACCGGGCCCTTCACAAGGCCCCCTATTTCTTCCTGCTGGACCTTTGCCTAGCTGATGTCATCCGTTCTGCTGCTTGCTTCCCCTTCGTCCTGGTGTCTGTCCACAACAGCTCAGcatggacctacagtgccttcagctGTAAGCTGGTGGCCTTCCTAGCTGTGCTCTTCTGTTTTCACGCTGCCTTCATGCTGTTCTGTGTGGCTGTGACCCGCTACCTGGCCATCGCCCACCACCGCTTCTACGCCAAACGCATGACGGTCTGGACCTGCGCTGCCATCATCTGTATGGTCTGGACTTTAGCCATTGCCATGGCGTCTCCGCCTGTCTTTGACGTGGGGACGTACAAGTTCATTCAAGACGAGGACCAGTGCATTTTCGAGCATCGCTACCTTAAGACCAATGACACTCTGGGCTTCATGCTCATGCTGGCCGTCGTGGTCCTGGCCACTCACGGTTTCTACACCAAACTCCTGCTGTTTGAATACAAGCACCGCAAGATGAAGCCTGTCCAGCTAATGCCAGCCATCAGCCAGAACTGGACCTTCCACGGCCCGGGTGCCACAGGTCAGGCAGCAGCCAACTGGATCGCAGGCTTTGGCCGAGGCCCAATGCCCCCCACCCTGCTGGGCATCAGGCAGACTTTGCACAGCCAGCAGCAGCAGCGCCTGCTGGGCATGGAGGAGGTCAGATCTGAGAGGAGGCTAGGCAGGATGTTCTACATCATCACCCTGCTCTTCCTGGTGCTCTGGGCTCCCTACATAGTGGCCTGTTTCTGGAGGGTGTTTGTCAAGTCCTGCTCCATCCCTCACAGGTACCTCTCCATCACAGTGTGGATGAGCTTCGCCCAAGCAGGAGTCAACCCTATCTTCTGCCTCCTGCTCAATGAGGACTTGAGGAAAGTGCTGAGGGCCCACCTGCCCACCTACAGCAGGACTAGACAACACCAACAGCTGCACCGCCATGAGCTGTTTGTGTTCACCATCACATGA
- the LOC110532475 gene encoding uncharacterized protein LOC110532475 isoform X2, with protein MEDSDYFAQFPEKGEDEPVTKPVPDMLKPSPQCPVILQPELDIETADDIPSSPLPANLDLPLADGTLSSATVSLGKQSPHVFSTSTTQANEVLSKPVASEANQLTTEPEPSQELDCELLKLDCEIPKLDSELEEHVPPPLHISIADGKKEEKGGTFQVEPKDSSHPTPMHVPSPLPSNMDEVLDGEKEKEEDSSPSTHLHILTPPHVSIAEASDDTNEEKGGGTSQEEPKDSSSSTPRSSSPTPLHSSMTEASDVDEEEKEEEEGGAFTLEHTEPHSELDPPHTEIQANMPSSLEDVLYQSVLSATPNVVVGKLVEEGEDVEEVEIEVPEHGSKVEEDPRQEAEKDAEEENEKSFRIQETSTSSSSRLEHPSDSTHCKLSRAEEGSKSQIKVFSEASPSLPEESDDKQLTSMDDGMAREDGVLMLEAVGPKLESFQAGGEVGVVVDVVAICPWHPPMVTVTHLGPTGEDRMTQSLASHTAELPNDISQTSHPVSHQRFKRGVAAGLSELAAVLSEDSGNSKQQDDITAREHTTPGLESQTPLGVQRKTVSFAVTENISESSMTMTQDGTSSSNEEDATSADEEEETFQVSSETGLPSRSSEAQITKPLSPQAEPTLDRTLIPSIIFLSVAIGLVVGLHEPSTFLFMGLFLVSLCF; from the exons ATGGAGGATTCTGACTACTTTGCACAGTTCCCAGAGAAGGGTGAAG ATGAACCGGTGACTAAGCCAGTGCCAGACATGTTGAAGCCCAGTCCTCAGTGTCCAGTCATTCTTCAACCAGAGCTTGACATAGAG ACTGCCGATGACATACCCAGTTCTCCTCTCCCAGCCAACCTAGACCTTCCATTAGCAGATGGAACACTGTCCAGTGCCACTGTATCCCTGGGTAAACAATCACCTCATGTGTTTTCCACATCCACAACACAAGCCAATGAAGTACTATCCAAACCTGTAGCATCTGAAGCCAACCAACTGACAACTGAACCAGAGCCTTCACAGGAACTGGACTGTGAATTACTAAAACTGGATTGTGAAATACCCAAACTGGACTCTGAATTAGAAGAACATGTTCCACCACCACTCCACATCAGCATTGCTGATGGCAAGaaggaggaaaagggaggaaCCTTCCAGGTGGAGCCCAAAGATAGTAGTCACCCCACACCTATGCATGTTCCTTCACCTCTCCCCAGCAATATGGATGAAGTCTTGGatggtgagaaagagaaggaggaggatagTAGTCCCTCTACACACCTGCACATTCTAACACCACCTCATGTCAGCATTGCTGAAGCATCAGATGACACGAatgaggaaaagggaggaggaaCATCCCAGGAAGAGCCCAAAGATAGTAGTTCTTCCACACCTCGGAGCTCGTCTCCAACACCTCTCCACAGCAGCATGACTGAAGCCTCAGATGTTGATgaggaggaaaaagaggaggaggagggaggagcctTCACTCTggaacacacagaaccacactCCGAACTTGACCCACCTCACACGGAGATCCAAGCCAACATGCCTTCTTCACTGGAAGATGTTTTATATCAGAGTGTGCTTTCTGCAACACCAAATGTAGTGGTGGGGAAgttggtggaggagggggaggatgttGAGGAGGTGGAGATCGAGGTGCCGGAGCATGGGTCAAAGGTGGAGGAGGATCCAAGGCAGGAAGCAGAGAAAGATGCCGAGGAGGAAAATGAGAAGTCCTTCAGAATTCAGGAGACAAGCACCAGCTCCTCAAGTCGCCTAGAACATCCCTCAGATTCCACCCACTGTAAGCTCAGCAGAGCTGAAGAGGGTAGCAAATCCCAGATAAAGGTTTTCTCTGAggcctccccatctctccctgaaGAGTCTGATGATAAGCAGCTGACATCAATGGATGACGGCATGGCCAGAGAAGATGGAGTCCTGATGCTAGAGGCTGTTGGGCCCAAGCTAGAGAGCTTCCAGGCAGGTGGCGAAGTAGGTGTAGTTGTAGATGTAGTAGCCATCTGTCCATGGCACCCTCCCATGGTGACCGTGACACACCTTGGGCCCACAGGAGAGGACAGAATGACCCAGAGTCTGGCCAGCCACACTGCTGAGCTGCCCAATGACATCTCACAGACATCCCACCCTGTGTCTCACCAGCGCTTCAAGCGAGGGGTGGCAGCCGGCCTGAGCGAGCTGGCAGCTGTGCTCTCTGAGGACTCAGGCAACTCTAAGCAGCAGGATGACATCACTGCTAGGGAACACACCACTCCTGGGTTGGAGAGCCAGACACCTCTGGGAGTTCAGCGCAAAACTGTATCTTTTGCAGTCACAGAGAACATCTCAGAGTCATCCATGACCATGACCCAAGATGGTACTAGCAGTTCAAATGAGGAAGACGCTACTTCGGCTGACGAAGAGGAGGAGACTTTCCAGGTTTCCTCAGAAACAGGTCTACCAAGCAGATCATCAGAGGCTCAGATCACCAAGCCCCTAAGCCCCCAGGCTGAACcgaccctggacaggacactgatccCATCCATCATATTCCTGAGTGTGGCCATTGGTCTCGTCGTCGGGCTTCATGAACCCAGCACCTTCCTCTTCATGGGACTATTCcttgtctccctctgtttctga